AGTTACGAGCATACCTCCATTAAAGTTGTGCTTCACACAACCTGCAGCTGACTACGTTGCTTTCAGAGACCGTGTTGAAAAGAACTTTGTTTCTCTGGAGAATGTAATTCTCAAAGACTATCAAGTTACTGGTacagtaaaagtaaaaaatgttgCATTCGAGAAACATGTATACATTAAATGTACTTTCGATTCTTGGAGCTCATCAGGAGATGTTGACGCTACCTACCTAAACACAAACGGTTGCAGTCGTTTCGACACGTTCACATTTGAGATGAATGTACCAACAGACTTTGATATCAGAAAGCAGATCCTCTTTGCTGTTGCTTACCGGACTGATAACAAAGAGTACTGGGACAATAATTATGGTAATGACTACCTCATTGTCTCATCGTATGCAAATGAAAATCCCAAACCATCCATTGATTTTAAGTGTTCTGACATTGATACAACATTTGCTAGTTGGAATAGTATGGACACAACAGTCCCCTATTGGTGAAGCTTCGTAAGTTTCATTAACTCCCCCATACCGTCCATCTGATAGACTTGGTGGAATATGGTGTTTCAACATACTCAGTTACTCACAAAATCTGCCTGTTCTAAAGAGAGGGTATAGATTATTGGATGACAGTTGTATTGGCAGATGAACACACAATGCTAAacaaaattgttttacttttttttttcattctaaccAGAGCTAAGCTGTGTCCATGTGAGTTTAAAAGCACGTTCCAGCCAATTAATGATGGAGCTATGTAATATTTATTGCTTGTGTGATCTTAGTTGGGCTAGATGGCTATTAACTCTTTGACACATTTGGGGTTGATATGGGACGGTTGTGCCCACTAATCCTACCAAACAACAAAACCAGGTGCATTCTTTCTACACTAGTGAAAGATATTTTCATTTGACAatacaataagaaaagaaaaaaaacgaatataCTTATGGCAGTTCAGACAATCAATATTTCATCAAGGTTTCTATTATTGTCTGTATCTAAATTACTACCTTAAACATTAACTAGAAAAATGTTACCTCTGTTATAAGTATTTTTCACAAAAACCAACAGCAAATCTGAAAGGAAGGTAGAATTTGAAACATATTATACAAAGTGGCTTGTATGAATTAGGAATTTCTATAGCTCTAAAATATTAGCCTAAATGTTTTCCTAAAACATCTGATCaaattaaggaaaaaataatGACCTGTCTAATTAACAAAGGCAGAaaaatatcagcatcatcattgttggtATGTCACTCCAGTATGTCTTGTGTTATAAAGCACTGTAAACTTTTTGTAAAATAATACAGGTccaagcggacgttaaatgatgatgatgatgattatcaaagaaggaaagaaaaacttcCTTTTATCTTCAAatgattgttaaattaatttgttaatgTGATAtctcagtttatatatttatgtattatatatataatatacacatatatatatcaataatatatacatgcacacacatatacatatatatatatatatatatatatatatatatatatatatgtatatacacacacattcacatatatatgtctatatatacatatatagcttctCTGCCTCTACTTTCTTAAAGGGAAATTTTTAATTTctggattaattaattaaagaaaaattaattccttGTTGCCTTTCTACCAATTTCTCCACATACATGTAACATCAATTTCACTGAGTAACTGAAATGAAGGGAAacaaacaaattttctttaataGCAGAATGCAATTTGAagattaaagaaattaaatttttaattcttcTTGATGATTTTCGCTGCTACCACCAATATTCATTACAATTACACTTAACCAAATATTTTCAGTTACTCCTGTGTTTGTCCCGAATATTCTTCACATAGATAAAAAGAtttgcatttctttatttatggaaTAAATGAAGCATTTGGAAAGCAATATTGACATGCATATTTTAAATGTAGCGATTGggtttaatattttgaaatatgctAGTATTTGCATTCCACCTACTGAAATGAAATTGCACTGTTTGTTACTGGAGATATGAGTTTGGTAAATCTATCTACTGGTGGCATAATTTCCTGTCCAGATAATTCTACCATGTATCTTTCATGTGATTGGATTGATTaatccaatatttttttcttgaacacagacctatatatataggtttatctGCACAATTCTATACAAACAGCATCTGTGAACAATAAATGTGGCTGGGTgaataatatgtatttttttatggtTATCAACatacccacaatatatatatatatatatatatatatgtatatatatgtatgtatatatagttatgtgtaatatatatatatgcaacacatgTTTATTATAAACAAGTATTAATGAAATCATCAGGTTTTACTGACAAATTGATATGAATTTTATTCAAACTTGCTTGAatttaataaatttgaaatatcttAACTATAATCTTGTCTCACTGAACTGCTCTCATCATTTTAATAGTCACAAATTTAGCCATTATAGCATTGCTATTGCCCACCACAAGCCAATGCATGTATTCAAGTAGTCATGTTCAAGGAACATCGGCACTTTGTGGGGAGACCACTTTCTACTCATGCTGTTGATTTCTTACTCTCCTCTCCACGTGTGATATGTTTATAgtgatgtatatttttttacaataaaatattgattagaaaactttaatctttatttgtatttcttctgTAAACAGACTATATCAttatccggatcttttcggtttgaacagcagtttttctagcggtgtcatatgaattgtcacccataattatgaccctagtattgatctattgcatttcaatctgttttagggttaggggtgggggaaagggtatctttttttttcttcagaaatgtaaataaacccaatctgtttcttaaacgagggacatattcatacggc
This genomic interval from Octopus sinensis unplaced genomic scaffold, ASM634580v1 Contig12192, whole genome shotgun sequence contains the following:
- the LOC115229230 gene encoding protein phosphatase 1 regulatory subunit 3B; protein product: MLGTDVHLLPNTGMQVDYTTYILSSSPPGTGLEFLNSNIFCEPLSSAERSFCAHAPLYIEQCMSRKASGDLKPIIIPDSPQSSSEPTSSEPTSPVNRSPLRPLSPGKQKKRVSFADCFGFALATIRVMTEPSDVPPLVRPEILSSLTKGSSASVTSIPPLKLCFTQPAADYVAFRDRVEKNFVSLENVILKDYQVTGTVKVKNVAFEKHVYIKCTFDSWSSSGDVDATYLNTNGCSRFDTFTFEMNVPTDFDIRKQILFAVAYRTDNKEYWDNNYGNDYLIVSSYANENPKPSIDFKCSDIDTTFASWNSMDTTVPYW